One genomic region from Streptomyces sp. NBC_01304 encodes:
- a CDS encoding lysylphosphatidylglycerol synthase transmembrane domain-containing protein: MFGRDEPDGPTGDVRATAADGSRLIRRPVDRMRFTLGAVGIALLVAFAALERTVPNLLIGPVVFAAGVAMAVAPALAAVERLMRREGRLVADGVLAALGTYLVALGINLYVLGPAPDAIRRALTRAHPDGGNVEPVHLYIATVVAFITVVGFGDRLVLRNAAWGALVITAAAVLVEHRITLIGLIVSFVLGRTAAFGVRWWRGSPDLAPPDAAVSAALAEAELPPATCERIANGPAGNRRYEATIEGGRRLSVTVLDRNRATAGLAYRLYQRLRLRRPAQSQGQGLFSLQHVVEQRTLLALAVADCGIRTPHLAAVRKLSPDAVLLAYERVDGRTLDELAEGELTDELLGRMWRVVAKLHRHQISHRRLSVGAFLIDDAGQVWLTRLEAGEVAASSLQHRLDDAELMVMLATRVGAERSVGVARQVLGDDVVASVLPLLRPAAFTQETRARLRKHKGALEGVSKEILAFQPEGPQPKAVSLERLRPRTILSALGGAVAVYFLIGQFSGQPIGNIFKGMSWPWAALALVGTALGYVAAAMGLAGFVPQHLPRVRLLLAQIAGSFVTLVTPAAVGGVAVNTRFLQKAGIASALAVTSIAASQVVAFAAFLLLVMLLGSISGSSASAHLPPSSVIVTVLLAVAVLCLVVAAVPALRKFVVTRVKPVFTGVGPRMLELLHNPRKLAVGVGGAFLLPLCGSLSLWASVCAFAPEGKQIDFATVAVVFLIGKSAGSIVPTPGGLGAVEAVLSGGLAAATGISGSVAFSAVILFRLLTFWLPIVPGWIATTWLQRRDAL; encoded by the coding sequence GTGTTCGGCAGAGATGAGCCCGACGGTCCGACCGGTGACGTGCGCGCCACCGCGGCCGACGGCTCCCGCCTGATCCGCCGCCCGGTGGACCGCATGCGGTTCACCCTCGGAGCGGTGGGCATCGCGCTGCTCGTGGCCTTCGCCGCACTCGAGCGGACCGTGCCGAACCTGCTGATCGGCCCGGTGGTCTTCGCGGCCGGCGTGGCCATGGCGGTGGCCCCCGCGCTTGCCGCCGTGGAGCGACTGATGCGGCGCGAGGGACGACTCGTCGCCGACGGGGTGCTTGCCGCCCTCGGTACGTATCTCGTCGCGCTCGGCATCAATCTGTACGTCCTCGGGCCCGCGCCCGACGCGATCCGCAGGGCCCTGACCCGGGCGCACCCGGACGGCGGGAACGTCGAGCCCGTCCATCTGTACATCGCGACCGTGGTCGCCTTCATCACCGTGGTCGGCTTCGGCGACCGGCTCGTCCTGCGCAACGCGGCCTGGGGCGCCCTGGTGATCACCGCGGCGGCGGTCCTGGTCGAGCATCGCATCACCCTGATCGGGCTGATCGTGAGCTTCGTCCTCGGGCGCACGGCCGCGTTCGGGGTGCGCTGGTGGCGGGGCAGTCCCGATCTCGCGCCGCCCGACGCGGCGGTCTCGGCGGCGCTGGCCGAGGCGGAGCTGCCGCCCGCGACATGTGAACGCATCGCCAACGGCCCGGCGGGGAACCGCCGTTACGAGGCGACCATCGAGGGCGGCCGGCGCCTCTCCGTGACCGTCCTGGACCGCAATCGCGCCACCGCCGGCCTCGCGTACCGCCTCTATCAGCGGCTGCGCCTGCGCCGGCCCGCGCAGAGCCAGGGCCAGGGACTCTTCTCGCTCCAGCATGTGGTGGAGCAGCGCACCCTGCTCGCGCTGGCGGTGGCCGACTGCGGCATCCGCACCCCGCACCTCGCCGCGGTGCGCAAGCTCAGCCCGGACGCCGTGCTGCTCGCCTATGAGCGGGTCGACGGGCGTACGTTGGACGAGCTGGCGGAAGGGGAGCTGACCGATGAGCTCCTCGGGCGGATGTGGCGGGTGGTGGCCAAGCTGCACCGGCACCAGATCAGCCATCGGCGCCTGAGTGTCGGCGCCTTCCTCATCGACGACGCGGGACAGGTGTGGCTGACGCGCCTGGAGGCCGGCGAGGTGGCCGCTTCCTCGCTGCAACACCGGCTTGACGACGCCGAGTTGATGGTGATGCTGGCCACCCGGGTGGGCGCCGAACGCTCGGTGGGCGTCGCCCGCCAGGTCCTCGGTGACGACGTGGTGGCCTCGGTGCTGCCGCTGCTGCGGCCCGCCGCGTTCACGCAGGAGACGCGGGCGCGGCTGCGCAAGCACAAGGGCGCCCTCGAAGGCGTCAGCAAGGAGATCCTGGCGTTCCAGCCGGAGGGGCCGCAGCCCAAGGCGGTGAGCCTTGAGCGGCTGCGGCCGCGGACGATCCTGTCGGCGCTCGGCGGCGCGGTCGCCGTGTACTTCCTGATCGGGCAGTTCTCCGGGCAGCCGATCGGCAACATCTTCAAGGGCATGTCCTGGCCGTGGGCCGCGCTGGCCCTGGTCGGGACCGCACTCGGCTATGTCGCCGCGGCGATGGGGCTCGCCGGGTTCGTCCCGCAGCATCTGCCGCGCGTACGGCTGCTGTTGGCGCAGATCGCCGGGTCGTTCGTGACGCTGGTGACGCCGGCCGCCGTCGGCGGGGTCGCGGTCAACACCCGGTTCCTGCAGAAGGCCGGCATCGCCTCCGCGCTCGCGGTGACCAGCATCGCGGCCTCGCAGGTGGTGGCGTTCGCGGCGTTCCTGCTCCTGGTGATGCTGCTCGGCTCGATCTCCGGGTCGTCGGCGAGCGCCCATCTGCCGCCGTCGTCGGTGATCGTGACGGTGCTGCTCGCGGTGGCCGTGCTGTGCCTGGTGGTGGCGGCCGTGCCCGCACTGCGCAAGTTCGTCGTCACGCGCGTCAAGCCGGTCTTCACCGGGGTCGGGCCGCGGATGCTGGAACTGCTGCACAATCCGCGGAAGTTGGCCGTGGGCGTCGGCGGCGCGTTCCTGCTGCCGCTGTGCGGCAGCCTGTCGCTGTGGGCGTCGGTCTGCGCGTTCGCACCCGAAGGCAAGCAGATCGACTTCGCGACCGTCGCGGTCGTGTTCCTCATCGGCAAGTCCGCCGGGTCGATCGTGCCCACGCCCGGCGGCCTGGGCGCCGTGGAGGCGGTCCTCTCCGGTGGCCTGGCGGCCGCGACCGGGATCAGCGGCTCCGTCGCGTTCTCCGCGGTGATCCTGTTCCGGCTCCTCACCTTCTGGCTGCCGATCGTGCCGGGCTGGATCGCGACGACCTGGCTGCAACGGCGCGACGCGCTCTGA
- a CDS encoding esterase/lipase family protein, producing the protein MLPWNRTTRGLRPLAALLLTAAALLAPSAAAQAATDTAPAATTVSRGWNNYACKPSAAHPRPVVLVHGTFGNSVDNWLALAPYLVNRGYCVFSLDYGQLPGVPLFNGLGPIAKSAEQLRDHVDKVLAATGAPEADLVGHSQGGMMPRHYLKFLGGAAKVNALVGIAPDNHGTTLLGLTKLLPYFPGAEHLLTLATPGLADQIAGSAFVTKLNEGGDTVPGVRYTVIATKYDEVVTPYRSQFLDGPDVTNVLIQDKCAADLSEHVAIGLVDRIAYHEVTNALDPAHATPTTCASVIG; encoded by the coding sequence ATGCTGCCCTGGAATCGCACCACCCGTGGCCTGCGACCACTCGCCGCCCTGCTACTGACGGCGGCGGCGCTGCTCGCCCCCTCCGCCGCGGCGCAGGCCGCCACCGACACGGCCCCCGCCGCCACCACGGTGAGCCGCGGCTGGAACAACTACGCGTGCAAGCCGTCGGCCGCCCACCCGCGTCCGGTGGTCCTGGTACACGGCACGTTCGGCAATTCCGTCGACAACTGGCTCGCCCTCGCCCCGTACTTGGTGAACAGGGGCTACTGCGTCTTCTCGCTCGACTACGGGCAACTGCCCGGCGTGCCCCTCTTCAACGGGCTCGGCCCGATCGCCAAGTCGGCCGAGCAGCTGCGCGACCACGTGGACAAGGTGCTCGCCGCGACCGGCGCGCCCGAGGCCGATCTGGTGGGCCACTCGCAGGGCGGCATGATGCCGCGCCACTACCTGAAGTTCCTCGGCGGCGCCGCCAAGGTGAACGCCCTCGTCGGCATCGCGCCGGACAACCACGGCACCACCCTGCTCGGCCTGACCAAGCTGCTCCCCTACTTCCCGGGCGCCGAGCACCTGCTCACGCTGGCCACTCCTGGTCTCGCGGACCAGATCGCGGGTTCGGCGTTCGTGACGAAGCTGAACGAGGGCGGCGACACCGTGCCCGGCGTGCGCTACACGGTCATCGCCACCAAGTACGACGAGGTCGTCACGCCCTACCGCTCCCAGTTCCTGGACGGGCCGGACGTCACCAACGTCCTCATCCAGGACAAGTGCGCGGCCGACCTGTCCGAGCACGTGGCGATAGGCCTGGTCGACCGCATCGCCTATCACGAGGTCACCAACGCGCTCGATCCCGCACATGCCACGCCCACGACGTGTGCGTCGGTCATCGGCTGA
- a CDS encoding ABC transporter ATP-binding protein, whose amino-acid sequence MYQLRGVTKTYRRGRDSVDALAGVDLTIEDGGRLVIQGPTGGGKSTLLQMLGGLDRPTSGTVDLDGTDLASLPEARLTRVRSENIGFVFQSFNLIPTLTAQENVETALVPLGLKARDRRERAAEALESVGLGERRGHLPGEMSGGQQQRVAIARALVKRPKVLLADEPTGNLDESMRDEIMDVLEGMWKEHGLTFVMVTHDSAIARRAPRLATIKKGRLTITENAGA is encoded by the coding sequence ATGTACCAGCTCAGAGGCGTCACCAAGACGTACCGCCGCGGCAGAGACAGCGTCGACGCGCTCGCCGGGGTCGACCTCACCATCGAGGACGGCGGCCGGCTCGTCATCCAAGGGCCCACCGGGGGCGGCAAGTCCACCCTGCTGCAGATGCTCGGCGGCCTGGACCGGCCCACCTCCGGCACCGTCGACCTCGACGGCACCGACCTCGCCTCGCTGCCCGAGGCCCGGCTCACCCGCGTACGCAGCGAGAACATCGGTTTCGTCTTCCAGTCCTTCAACCTCATCCCTACGCTCACGGCTCAGGAGAACGTGGAGACCGCCCTCGTCCCGCTCGGCCTCAAGGCCCGCGACCGCCGCGAACGGGCCGCCGAGGCCCTGGAGTCGGTCGGCCTCGGGGAGCGGCGCGGGCATCTGCCGGGCGAGATGTCCGGCGGTCAGCAGCAGCGCGTTGCCATCGCCCGGGCGCTGGTCAAGCGGCCCAAGGTGCTGCTCGCGGACGAACCGACGGGCAACCTCGACGAGTCGATGCGCGACGAGATCATGGACGTACTCGAAGGGATGTGGAAGGAACACGGCCTGACCTTCGTCATGGTCACGCACGACAGCGCCATCGCCCGCAGGGCGCCGCGGCTGGCGACCATCAAGAAGGGGCGGCTGACGATCACGGAGAACGCGGGGGCGTGA
- a CDS encoding ABC transporter permease: protein MFFTYLRRELRRRRKAALVVASGLALGIALVIVVNSVSAGMSQAQDNVLQSLYGLGTDMTVTKAQEQPKEGEQPSRPRFEFDAREEGDDGEQSSDRLMVQGFETLKSTTVATVAQQDGVADAVGGLSLTNLKVSGEFKRGEFKQDESAQQGGGGPGGGKGGTSGAPSGEVRGGGADFDVNSFTVFGTDVTEPALGPLTSSTVSEGRTFKTSETNAKVAVVDSAYAKTEDLKTGDTLKIKGVKFEVAGIATADRGQSAANVYIPLKQAQTLADAKDKVTTVYVKASDSQQIGAVKSAIQKNVTGTTVTTSADLAKTVSGSLDTASDLAANVGKWLSYAVLFAAILVAGLLTSSAVSRRVREFGTLKALGWKSGRVTRQVVGEALVNGLLGGALGIAVGLGGAYLVTTISPTLTAELGGSTGMTGGGGPALNIAGPGGGGLRQGAAQSLDIALSAPVSLATIGLAVGLAVGGGLVAGAFGGWRASRLRPADALRRVE, encoded by the coding sequence ATGTTCTTCACCTACCTGAGGCGTGAACTGCGCCGTCGCAGAAAGGCGGCGCTCGTCGTCGCCTCCGGGCTCGCGCTCGGCATCGCGCTCGTCATCGTCGTCAACTCCGTGTCCGCGGGCATGAGCCAGGCCCAGGACAACGTCCTGCAGTCCCTGTACGGGCTCGGCACGGACATGACCGTCACCAAGGCCCAGGAGCAGCCCAAGGAGGGCGAGCAGCCGTCACGGCCGCGCTTCGAGTTCGATGCCCGCGAGGAGGGCGACGACGGCGAGCAGTCCAGCGACCGCCTCATGGTCCAGGGCTTTGAGACCCTGAAGTCCACCACCGTCGCCACGGTCGCGCAGCAGGACGGCGTCGCGGACGCGGTCGGCGGGCTCAGCCTCACCAACCTCAAGGTGAGCGGGGAGTTCAAGCGCGGCGAGTTCAAGCAGGACGAGTCCGCGCAGCAGGGCGGCGGCGGACCGGGCGGCGGCAAGGGCGGCACCTCCGGCGCTCCGAGCGGTGAAGTCCGTGGCGGCGGCGCCGACTTCGACGTCAACTCCTTCACCGTCTTCGGCACCGATGTCACCGAGCCCGCGCTCGGCCCGCTGACCTCCTCGACCGTGTCCGAGGGACGCACCTTCAAGACGTCCGAGACCAACGCGAAGGTCGCGGTCGTCGACAGCGCGTACGCCAAGACCGAGGACCTGAAGACCGGCGACACCCTGAAGATCAAGGGGGTGAAGTTCGAGGTCGCCGGCATCGCCACCGCCGACCGCGGGCAGTCCGCCGCCAACGTCTACATCCCGCTCAAGCAGGCCCAGACCCTCGCCGACGCCAAGGACAAGGTCACCACGGTCTACGTCAAGGCGTCCGACTCGCAGCAGATCGGGGCCGTCAAGAGCGCCATCCAGAAGAACGTCACCGGCACCACCGTCACCACCTCGGCCGACCTCGCCAAGACCGTCTCCGGCTCGCTGGACACCGCATCGGATCTCGCCGCGAACGTCGGCAAGTGGCTGTCGTACGCGGTGCTGTTCGCCGCCATCCTGGTGGCCGGGCTGCTCACCTCGTCGGCGGTCAGCCGGCGCGTCCGCGAGTTCGGCACGCTCAAGGCGCTCGGCTGGAAGTCCGGCCGGGTCACCCGCCAGGTCGTCGGCGAGGCACTTGTCAACGGGCTGCTCGGCGGCGCGCTCGGCATCGCGGTCGGGCTCGGCGGCGCGTACCTGGTGACGACGATCTCCCCCACGCTCACCGCCGAACTCGGCGGCTCCACGGGGATGACGGGCGGCGGCGGCCCCGCCCTGAACATCGCGGGCCCCGGTGGCGGCGGCCTGCGCCAGGGCGCGGCCCAGAGCCTCGACATCGCGCTCAGCGCACCGGTCAGCCTGGCCACGATCGGCCTCGCGGTCGGCCTGGCGGTCGGCGGCGGTCTCGTCGCGGGCGCCTTCGGCGGCTGGCGCGCCTCCCGGCTGCGGCCCGCGGACGCGTTGCGCCGCGTCGAGTAG
- a CDS encoding low temperature requirement protein A, with translation MVATDDAHRVTSAELFFDLVFVYAITQVTALMAHHTSAELMLGGFVVLALLWWCWCCFSWLGNVVRADSGAMFGVLVAVMAVVLVVSLTVPEVFEDKSGGLYGPLVFVVCYGAVRLLHLATYWVSDPDDQALHATIRRTAMLSVAPPFVLLLVGSFFTGLTQILIWLAAVVVDYSGIYITGSKGWRVASPGHFAERHGLIVIIALGESIVAIGVGVAAEAISVPVIVAAATGLLVVAGLWRLYFQELSERAEHAMSALTGDARTVIARDTYTFLHLPLVAGVVFAALGMKKALHQIADNEHYALTEPLHGLVAWSLTGGVGVFLLGAAAILWRVGRRPSWVLVAGGLGCLAAGALVVVVPALAALGLLAAAVLAVVLLQGRSGRRAAPVEA, from the coding sequence ATGGTCGCCACGGACGACGCGCATCGCGTCACGTCGGCGGAACTCTTCTTCGACCTGGTCTTCGTGTACGCGATCACTCAGGTCACCGCGCTGATGGCGCACCACACCAGCGCCGAGCTCATGCTCGGCGGCTTCGTGGTGCTCGCGCTGCTGTGGTGGTGCTGGTGCTGCTTCTCCTGGCTGGGCAACGTGGTGCGCGCCGACTCGGGGGCGATGTTCGGTGTTTTGGTCGCGGTGATGGCGGTCGTGCTGGTCGTCTCGCTGACCGTGCCGGAGGTGTTCGAGGACAAGTCCGGTGGCCTGTACGGGCCGTTGGTGTTCGTGGTCTGTTACGGCGCGGTGCGGCTGCTGCACCTCGCCACGTACTGGGTCTCCGATCCGGACGACCAGGCGCTGCACGCCACGATCCGGCGTACCGCGATGCTCTCGGTGGCGCCGCCGTTCGTGCTGCTGCTCGTGGGCAGCTTCTTCACGGGTCTCACCCAGATCCTGATCTGGCTCGCGGCCGTGGTCGTCGACTACAGCGGCATCTACATCACCGGTTCGAAGGGCTGGCGGGTCGCCTCGCCCGGGCACTTCGCGGAGCGGCACGGGCTGATCGTGATCATCGCGCTCGGGGAGTCGATCGTCGCGATCGGTGTGGGTGTCGCGGCGGAGGCCATCTCCGTGCCAGTGATCGTCGCGGCGGCCACGGGGCTGCTGGTCGTGGCCGGTCTGTGGCGGCTGTACTTCCAGGAGTTGAGCGAGCGGGCCGAGCACGCGATGTCCGCCCTGACCGGCGACGCGCGGACGGTCATCGCCCGGGACACGTACACCTTCCTGCATCTGCCGCTGGTCGCCGGTGTCGTGTTCGCGGCGCTCGGCATGAAGAAGGCCCTGCACCAGATAGCCGACAACGAGCACTACGCCCTGACCGAGCCGCTGCACGGCCTGGTGGCCTGGTCGCTGACCGGCGGGGTGGGCGTGTTCCTCCTGGGTGCCGCGGCGATCCTGTGGCGGGTCGGCAGGCGCCCGTCGTGGGTGCTGGTCGCGGGCGGGCTCGGCTGTCTGGCGGCGGGAGCCCTGGTCGTGGTGGTGCCCGCGCTGGCGGCGCTGGGTCTGCTCGCGGCGGCCGTGCTCGCCGTGGTGCTGCTGCAGGGCCGCTCCGGACGGCGGGCCGCGCCCGTCGAGGCCTGA